The region GTAAGACTTACCCTGGATGAACCTGGTGACCAGCATGTCGAGGTTGTCCTCCCCCGTCACAGTCTGGATCCTCTCAAACACCTCCTCTAGAGCGTCCAGCGACTCTTCCCCTGAgtccatcctcctctgctccttcagCTCCGACACTGGGACAAACAAGCACCAGTACCATCATATCAGTATCATCAGAACTGTATGTGACAGCCACtttctccatcactgtcagCAGTACCATCGACTGTTAGTGCTATGAATGATGttaacactgacatttttctttttcacatatTAGTCTGGCTGCCATATTTGACCATGTTTTACTGCCTATTTTTTTAGCAGGGAGTTGTGGTACTGTGAAGACATTATATTCATTTTGCTGAAATGGAATCAACAGTGCTTTGATACATCATGTATTAGATGTCCATCCCAGATTTTGTGAGcataaaactaaactgaaactaGGCAATGCTATAGTGTTAGCCGATGTACAATTTGGCACAGACGGGGAACGACGAATAGATGTTGAACatcatgtttatatttaaatgaGACCTGTACTTTTGTTATTGTGAAACACTCAGTTCAGAAGCAGAACAGACAACATAATCCCCTAAAACCAAACCTACATGGCTACAGTTGGCTTTCCCATCGTCTCAAAATCACTTTATCAGGAGGACCTTACATTTGTGTTACAGGTAGACCAGATGGGATCTCTAGCTTGTGCTCATACAGCACAAGCTGATAATTGGTGGGATGCCCTACTGAATAAACATTGAATAATCACTGCCATTGTTATTATCATCACTGATAGCATCACTAACACttcattattatgattattaataTGTCAAAACAGCAATATCAGCTACAACACAATGGCTGTATCTTACATTGTCTGTGTCCCATCTCAAGACCATCCCCCTGCCCGCTCCTCTCGCTGCACTTAGTGGTCATAAACTCTTTCAGGATACACTCATGTGCGATGACCCTTTCCAGTTCCTTCATCTCAGCGTTGTACTGGGCAAGGTCCTTCACTGCCTTCTCCCTCATCATGGTCATCTTGGACTGAGCCTCCACCCTGAAGTAGAAAGTGTAAATAAGATAATTCAACAACCGAGATCATGAGGTGTGCATCACGCTGATTTTTACTACATACACAACTGTCTCAAATCTGACCTGTGATCATAAGCAGCAGTGGACAGGTTGACAACTTCCCCAATCTTCTTGCGGACATCGTCCAGTTCCTACAACACACAAGAACTTAAAACCAGTGTTAAAACTTGAATAATGGGCTAAATATAACAAGGAAGCGTGTTTGGGGCCTCGTCTTTGAATCGTCTAtggtgtgacctctgaccttgccCAGCCTGTTGTGCAGTTGCTGGAAACGGACACGCTCAATATGAAGAGTCTGCAACTCCTCTCTCAGGTGGCTGTTTTTGGTCAGCTGCTCATTGAAGCGAGTCAAGGCCTGGACAggacacagaacacacaaaaacttaaaaaaaatgtaacacaaataataatatgagAAAACATGCACTTGTGCAGGTATTTAGGTATTTTGTGGTAATGAGTTTCATGACTCACTCTGTTGAGTTTGTATTCCAAAGTGCTTATGGCCTTCTGAGTCCGCTGTACCTCAGACCTCTGTGTATCACTAGTACTGACCTCCCCTTTTCTCAGCTCTGCCAGCTTCAACTCCATGATAGCGATCTGCCCACAATACAGACACATGACATAAACTGTGGTTTGTGACCATAAAAATATCAGTAAACATGAAATGAAGCTAGAATTAGTTTCAAATAATTAATtcacctctttctcttgctctttttgaaagtgtttctctttccccagctcctcctccagcatgtCTCTCTGCTCAAGCAGAGCTCGAAGACTCTGGGTGTCCTCGCTGTCCTGCTGTTGGCGTGACAAGCTCTTACACGCACCAAGGTTTCgatgcagctcctcctgctccttcagcAGATTCTCTATCTCCTGCCTTCATCCACATCACATAAACGGCATATcaggcaaattaaaaaaaaccccacatatACACTGCTGTGGATGTGATGTAGGTGTTGTGCTTATTCACTGTTGTTTGCGGATCTGCTCCCGCGCCTGAAGGTTGTAGGCCTGTCGATCTCCTTCCATGATCCTGAACTGCCTCTGCAGTTTGGCTATCTCTGATTCTgcttaaaaaaacatcatatgCACATTATAGCTGTTTCAGCCATGCAACTGGCAAAATAACATTACAGAGAGAGCATCAACATCTAATAGGTGATATTAACAACATTACCTGTACCATCAATATCCATCTCACTGCCGTCTGAGCGGGCACTTGTGGCCGATCTTCCTCGAGGCATGGTTACAGAGGGCTTTGCtgggtaaaaacaaaaagttaacaGAAAATATTGAACTTGTATTCTCAAACCTAGATATTTAGTCTCCTATTCAGACTAAATAAgttaaaactgctttttttcCAGTGATTGCCTGGAGGCAGTATTTGATTAGCACTTTGGCTAATTACATCACTAGAGTAAGACATAAAATAGGAAGGAAAAGTGACTTATTGTTTTCCTTACATTGGTTTTGAAGTGGTAGTTTATGGACGAAAATGCTACAGAGACATATTTTTGTCTTAATTATTTATAAGtataatacatttgaaaataaatagtaTTGCATTTTGTATGATATTGCATTGCAACAATATAGAAGGCCATGTTTCCAACAATAGTTTTATCTTCACAAACCTTTAGTGTGCACTGCAGCAGGTTGCCGTATTTATAGTATGTGTGATTAATCAAACCTTCATATTCGCCTTTAGGTTTAAACACATCAAGCAGAATACTTAATCCAAGGCATCATATTGTAGGACAGGTAATCAAAACTACCTAGCTAGCTAAACCACACAAAGTAGCAAAGTAGTAAAGTGGTTCTTGCTAGGCGTTATGGGAGACTTTAAATATTTAGGTTATAGTTAACCAACATATGAAAGGTTTCGAAAAAATAAGAATTTATCTCACCAGCTGAgagtttaaaaagttaaaactcAGTGTCACCTCCCAGGACACACGGCAGGCTCACAGCAGCCTGAGTTGTTAGCAACCGTTGCTATGGGTGTAGAGGTGCTCTCCCTGAATTTAGCCTCTCAGGCAGCAGTAACGTTTACGGCCAGGTTGAGCGGTAAAGATTATGGTCTTGATTGCGTCTCGAGTCGGCCAATAACAACATCAAAGGGATTTGGAGGAGAAGCTGCCTGACAGAACTGGCGGAGTTGTAGCTCTGTGGACAAAGGTGAGCTGCATGGCCACAAGAGGGCGCACGGTTACCTGGCTGCTACGAGACCAGAGCAGACAAGTTAAAGGGCAGAAAATGTAAGAGCAAtgttacatttattcaagtactttAAGTGTATTTGAGGTAGctttactttccattttaaGCTACTTACTTATTCTACTCCACTAACGTTACATTTCAGGGGAAAATATTGAAGGCCTATTTACTGTATCAACTACATTTATCAGACGGCGCTTATGATGagtttaaaacacattattattattaaactacCCCACAGTATacgtagttaaaattagctccaccttgaccagccacaacatttaaaatactgCTTACATGTTAAGACATCATTAACAATCCAATAGTGAAATACATGTCATATAACAATAACAGAGGCTCATCTGCCTAcataaagattttatttttattttaagaacatttttgaCAATAATActtattttgaatgcaggacattgctacttttatttatttaagggaTCTGAAGACTTCTTCACCAATATAAGTAACCTAAGTCAGTTCAAGAATAAGCAGTGCCTTGCTGAATGCAACCAGgggaaaattaaaagaaaactattttttaaaaactttttaatgcccttttattgttatttatgttGTGTAAATGCAGTATTAGAACTAGAACATTTTCGTAAAAAATAGTCTTCTATTACAAAATCAACTACAAGAATCAGCCTATTGTAGTCTCTTTATTATAATGAGaatatacaaaatgtacatttaagttgtaaaatgtactttttatatACTACATGAGCACTGTATGACATGTTTTTCATGATTACAGATTCATATTACATTATAGGTCAACTTATTATAGCCTAATGTACAGCATGTCTTTTGCCTATATTGTAGGCCTAAGCTAGTTATTAGCTAATATTAAATTCACAAACATTCACAATGTTCACATACAAAGCATGCACATTTTACAAGACACATTAGTTTTTTGCTTTGGGTTTTTATTCATAAAACTGCACTTTAGTTTATTGCCCTGATTCTGTctctggctgtggctgtggtTCCTCCTCAGCTGGTGTTGCTGGGGTGCCCTCTAGGAAGGTACGGAAGTGCTCTGCTGTATTGAGCTCAAGTTTTCTCAACAGCAAGTAGCATTTTGGGAAGTAGTAGGCTGCCACCAGTCCCAAGTTGCTTGCCAGGGTGAAAAAAACATGGACAATAGACTTGTTCTTTGCTTTCAAGCCTATATAGATCGGAATAAAGGTCACCCAAATCACACAGTAGATCAGGGAGGAAAAGGTGATGTCCCTGGCAAGGTTATACTGATGAAGAGGCTTTGCTGCCATGAAGGTGCACATGAATGCTATAAGGGCCATTGCACTGTTGAAACCTTGCATCAATGCAAAGCCAGTTAAGGGTAACACTGGACATGACAGAAATCCTCTCACAAAGGTTATTGTCATATTTGCCACATAGTCAGACAGAGATGGCCCTTCCTGAACAAACCAGCCGCAGATACCAGcctgcacagcacagcagcccAGCACAAACAGCCAGCTTCCAGGGCCTCTTAGTATATGGAGGTGAGAGGCGGCCGTCTTTGGGAACTCTGACATGTAGAATATCTGTGTGAAAAGAGGGGTTTACAGCCTGATTACAATGTGCGCTCTTTATTTTGTCCTACTGTACAGTAATGCATTTTACCTGTCATTCCTCACCTGTAGTGAGATGAACATGATAATGGAGAGGGCCACTGTTTGGAAAATGCAGGTGAGGGGCAGCTGAAGACGACACACCCAGTCCCTTGGCTGTCCCAGGAAGAGCACCAGACTGAGGCAAGCTCCCATCAGGCTTAGCAGAGCCACAAAAGTCAGGGCTCCCCCTGAGGCCTTTACCAATGGGGTCCCCCGGTGTTTCAGTAACACAACACCGACTGACCCCTGACATACGAGCAGGAGCACCCCGGCTAGCGTCATTCCCAGGGCCTCAGGCGTGTCCCAGGACAAAACGTCAAAGGCGGGTTCAGTGCAACCAGTGCTCCTGTTTTGAGACCATTTACCCTCAGGGCACTTCTTGCACTGGATGTCCTCTATGAGTCAGAACGTACAACAGGAAAATTGATTTGATTAACAAGCGTATCATctagaaatcaaacaaatcatgACTGTAAGTGATGCATGGTTTGATTGCAGCAAAGAgttgagaagatcaataccattctcatgtctgtgcattaaatctacaaccagcagctggttagcacTAAAGATTGGAGGCGGGGGGAAGCAGCTACCTTTGCTCTATcagaaggtaacaaaatctacttaccagcacctctaaaaactcactaatgaacacgttctatcttgtttgtttactccgtacaaaaactgtgtgtgaaaatgtcaacTTGGGGTTTTAAGAGGGGCTATATGCGGGGTTATTTCTTGGCTGCGCACAGTGACTTTCTGGAGTctttgctggttgcctggcaacctcatgaTGACAACTCTCTGAAGTTTCTGCGCCtggtcaagaaatagtccagcacataaatcctgtaaaaccacaaattgttgttttcacacttcagtttttgtacggattaaacaaacaagataagacgtgttaattagtgagctttggaggtgctgatTGGTGGATTCAATCTttaggctgctggctgtagcctcatattcactgtacagacatgagagtgatatgaatcttctcatttaactcgtggcaagaaagcgaataagcgtatttccctaaatgttgcCCCATTCCTTTGAATAAGGGTATTTGAGAGATGTATGGACAACCACATTACCCTTATTTGCCAGGTAAGTGCCTGGCTGACAGTCGATGcaatcaaaacagcaggaatgGAAGCCTTTGACTCTGCGGACCTGGCCTTTTCCACATTCCAGGGCTGAACATGTGGACCCAGGAACCTGCAAAAGTTGTGGCATTACAGTTAAGATTGTTAgaaaaaatgcaacatttcaggAACCCAAACTGGATTATGAATAGCTAAATTGTATATGTTTCTAATAAATTGCTGAAATTACCTTGTTTGGAGTGTGCCATTTGAAGAGGGACTTGTTGATGGACAGTTGATTAGAAAAGTTTCCAACATCTATGAACTCAAACCGTGACTCTTTCCAGACCCACTCAACCACTTTGTATCCTAAGTTTGGGTTGCCATTACTGTCAAATTCTAAATGTGTGTCATATATGTCTACAGAAGTATTCCTTAAAACCTCCAACAGCTGCAAAAAGAAGATTTTATTCATTAGTGTTAAAAGAATATTTTAATTCCAAATCATCACCTATatagcagaaaaaaagaaaaaaaaatcaccttccAGGGATAAATTTTGGTTCCAGGTCCCTTCATACAGGCAGTTGAATTGCATCCCAGCAGGTTGTGCAGTGCCTGTGCCACACAGTAGGTGGCAGCATACACATTGAAAGCACTCTGCTTCACTGCAGCGTTATCCATCAAGCTTACATTAGCAGGTGACAAGTTCCAACATTGTGGGCAGGGATTGTCAGGATTGCCAGGCTGTGGTGCTGGAGGGAATTTCTCCTTACTCAGTTTGATGAAGAGCGCCTCTGCGTACTTAGTGAGCATATCCATGGTCGGTGTCCTGTCAGTGAATCCAATGATTGTACCGATCGTTTGGATATTGGGAAGAGTCAGTTGAGCATGGACGGCCCTGCTGACAACCCACACACCTGTTACATTCCTCCTGATAACCTGGAGTAGATTGGATTGGATGATTGGCACTGAATTTAACATAATCTATCCACCAATAACATTGTTTAAAATGCTGTCCCTCTGCTTCACTAACCTCTTTAAAAAAGGCCTCAGCTGGCTCTGGGAGAGAAAAGACCACTACCACTCCAACGTCAGTTGCTCGGATGTTTTTGATGATGACTTTGATCGCTGGTTCAGGGTCAGTGTATACTGGAATCAGACCCTGATaagccacacagacagacttattttctgctactttggAGAATTCCTGCACACCTTGTTGTCCATACTCCTCTTCACTGCCCACCACCGCCACCCAGTTCCAGTTAAACTCCTTCAGCAGAAGCACCATGCCGCTCACTTGCCATTTGTCACTGGGCACCGTACGGAAGAATGACGGGTAGAGAAGCTTGTCACTGAATTTGTCACTGGTGGCACCGAAACTAATCTGAAGTGAGAAGAGTCATATTATACCACTTTTGAATTTTACCACACTCATGTTACCCAGCCCTGCCCATTATTGACACATAAGGCCTAACGCACATTCACTGAGGTTGCAGGACGATTTGCACTGCAAGTAGGCAGTTTTCTATGTAATTATACTgtaaaggaatgaaaaaaacaaaacaattaatgaCTGGCTATGTTGAATAAACTAATACATGTTTTTCAGTGATACAGCTTGCTTTATAAGACAGCTCACTTTCCTCAGCTTTACTTTTAAGATTTACTTTCAACATTAGGAATATTTTTTGAGGAAATGTCAAATCAGTCTAGGAAGAGAAGGTATGTGGACGTATTTGTAACCAAACCTGAGGCATCAGAAAGAATCCCAGGAGTTTTCCTATGACTGACACCATTTCCGAGCTATGAGGACCGATCACGGCTGACACGCTGGTCTCATAGTTGGTGTAATTACACTCCACAGATAGCACTTTGTTAGATTTTGCAGTGAGGAAAGAGATGGTAGGCTTCACGACGACGGCagattgtgtgcatgtgtcataGATTTGATAACCCAACTTGAAGCCAGGGAGCAGAGTTTGGTTTGTGTTGATCTCATCCACTGCATATTTCATTACTAGAGCAAGGCCCAGTCCGTACTCATTTAAACTGTGGGACCACAGgcggaaaaaaacaaagtagaaGCCTTGTTAGTCAAGTTAA is a window of Enoplosus armatus isolate fEnoArm2 chromosome 3, fEnoArm2.hap1, whole genome shotgun sequence DNA encoding:
- the odad1 gene encoding coiled-coil domain-containing protein 114 — protein: MPRGRSATSARSDGSEMDIDGTESEIAKLQRQFRIMEGDRQAYNLQAREQIRKQQQEIENLLKEQEELHRNLGACKSLSRQQQDSEDTQSLRALLEQRDMLEEELGKEKHFQKEQEKEIAIMELKLAELRKGEVSTSDTQRSEVQRTQKAISTLEYKLNRALTRFNEQLTKNSHLREELQTLHIERVRFQQLHNRLGKELDDVRKKIGEVVNLSTAAYDHRVEAQSKMTMMREKAVKDLAQYNAEMKELERVIAHECILKEFMTTKCSERSGQGDGLEMGHRQLSELKEQRRMDSGEESLDALEEVFERIQTVTGEDNLDMLVTRFIQVEDRNFALFNFVNEQNNEAEALRDQISQIQAETAQFRVAGLQQEQDHRCLLRDIDERQKETESLTEEYENQASIISKILDEIKTGVNSIFSKMECDRSVIEDILGSSTGISENNIMSYLGLVEQKTNELLTIQAFLNSKDLEKDYNPKDLAKFLLGQNPELLQQNVSIQPAINSVDYDAEESPVTDEDERPLSQEELRRRIIKGVLQKESSVRQAATKASKTSQQFDG
- the tas1r3 gene encoding taste receptor type 1 member 3, with protein sequence MAAPFILLVMCWVFRLSSGESSPEWFNNISTSLFNLSGDIMLGGLFPINHLTSNLSQRGESNNVICESLNEYGLGLALVMKYAVDEINTNQTLLPGFKLGYQIYDTCTQSAVVVKPTISFLTAKSNKVLSVECNYTNYETSVSAVIGPHSSEMVSVIGKLLGFFLMPQISFGATSDKFSDKLLYPSFFRTVPSDKWQVSGMVLLLKEFNWNWVAVVGSEEEYGQQGVQEFSKVAENKSVCVAYQGLIPVYTDPEPAIKVIIKNIRATDVGVVVVFSLPEPAEAFFKEVIRRNVTGVWVVSRAVHAQLTLPNIQTIGTIIGFTDRTPTMDMLTKYAEALFIKLSKEKFPPAPQPGNPDNPCPQCWNLSPANVSLMDNAAVKQSAFNVYAATYCVAQALHNLLGCNSTACMKGPGTKIYPWKLLEVLRNTSVDIYDTHLEFDSNGNPNLGYKVVEWVWKESRFEFIDVGNFSNQLSINKSLFKWHTPNKVPGSTCSALECGKGQVRRVKGFHSCCFDCIDCQPGTYLANKEDIQCKKCPEGKWSQNRSTGCTEPAFDVLSWDTPEALGMTLAGVLLLVCQGSVGVVLLKHRGTPLVKASGGALTFVALLSLMGACLSLVLFLGQPRDWVCRLQLPLTCIFQTVALSIIMFISLQIFYMSEFPKTAASHLHILRGPGSWLFVLGCCAVQAGICGWFVQEGPSLSDYVANMTITFVRGFLSCPVLPLTGFALMQGFNSAMALIAFMCTFMAAKPLHQYNLARDITFSSLIYCVIWVTFIPIYIGLKAKNKSIVHVFFTLASNLGLVAAYYFPKCYLLLRKLELNTAEHFRTFLEGTPATPAEEEPQPQPETESGQ